A genomic stretch from Hirundo rustica isolate bHirRus1 chromosome 26, bHirRus1.pri.v3, whole genome shotgun sequence includes:
- the PTBP1 gene encoding polypyrimidine tract-binding protein 1 isoform X1, with amino-acid sequence MDGIVQDITVGTKRAAEELFSPCVTTNGPFIMSSNSPSAANGNDSKKFKGDNRSAGIPSRVIHVRKLPSDVTEAEVISLGLPFGKVTNLLMLKGKNQAFIEMNTEETANTMVNYYTTVTPVLRSQPIYIQFSNHKELKTDNSPNQARAQAALQAVTQVQAGAVALAATAAAVDAGMAMAGQSPVLRIIVENLFYPVTLDVLHQIFSKFGTVLKIITFTKNHQFQALLQYADPMSSQHAKLSLDGQNIYNACCTLRIDFSKLTSLNVKYNNEKSRDYTRPDLPSGDSQPTLDQTVAAAFGAPGIISPPYAGAGFPPTFAIPQATGLTVPSVPGALAPLAIPAAAAAAAAGRIAIPGLSGTGHSVLLVSNLIPERVTPQCLFILFGVYGDVQRVKILFNKKDNALVQMADGNQAQLAMSHLNGQKLHGKPIRITLSKHQTVQLPRENQEDHGLTKDFGTSPLHRFKKPGSKNFQNIFPPSATLHLSNIPPSVTEEDLKLLFSSNGGMVKGFKFFQKDRKMALIQMGSVEEAIQSLIDLHNHDLGENHHLRVSFSKSTI; translated from the exons ATGGACGG CATTGTCCAAGATATAACAGTTGGTACAAAG CGGGCAGCTGAGGAGCTTTTCTCTCCTTGCGTTACTACTAACGGACCCTTTATCATGAGCAGCAACTCTCCTTCTGCAG CTAATGGAAACGACAGCAAAAAGTTCAAAGGTGATAACAGAAGTGCTGGGATCCCATCCCGAGTAATCCACGTCCGCAAGCTCCCCAGTGACGTCACAGAGGCAGAGGTCATTTCTTTGGGCTTACCCTTTGGCAAGGTCACCAATCTTCTGatgttgaaaggaaaaaaccag GCTTTCATAGAGATGAACACGGAGGAGACAGCCAACACCATGGTGAACTACTACACCACAGTCACTCCGGTGCTCCGGAGCCAGCCCATCTACATCCAGTTCTCCAACCACAAGGAGCTGAAGACAGACAACTCTCCAAATCAAGCA CGTGCCCAAGCAGCTCTGCAAGCCGTGACCCAGGTGCAGGCCGGGGCTGTGGCGCTGGCCGCCACGGCTGCGGCCGTCGATGCGGGGATGGCGATGGCTGGCCAGAGCCCTGTCCTGAGGATCATTGTGGAGAATCTCTTCTACCCTGTCACTCTAGATGTTCTGCACCAG ATCTTTTCCAAATTTGGTACAGTCTTGAAAATCATCACATTCACTAAGAACCATCAGTTTCAGGCCCTGTTGCAATATGCTGACCCCATGAGTTCTCAGCATGCCAAACTG TCTCTGGATGGACAGAACATCTACAACGCCTGCTGCACGCTGCGCATCGACTTCTCAAAGCTCACAAGCCTCAATGTAAAGTACAATAACGAGAAGAGCAGAGACTACACTCGCCCAGACCTGCCCTCTGGGGACAGCCAGCCCACTCTGGACCAGACTGTGGCAGCTGCTTTTG GTGCCCCAGGAATAATCTCTCCTCCGTATGCTGGAGCTGGCTTTCCTCCTACTTTTGCCATTCCTCAGGCTACAG GCCTGACAGTTCCAAGTGTTCCTGGAGCACTAGCTCCTTTGGctattccagcagcagctgcggcGGCTGCAGCAGGACGGATTGCCATTCCCGGCCTGTCCGGGACAGGGCACTCCGTGCTGCTGGTTAGCAATCTGATCCCAGAG AGAGTTACACCCCAATGCCTCTTTATTCTTTTCG GAGTCTATGGCGATGTGCAGAGGgtgaagattttatttaataagaaagataaTGCCCTGGTTCAGATGGCTGATGGGAATCAGGCCCAGCTTG CCATGAGCCACTTGAATGGGCAGAAGCTCCACGGGAAGCCCATCCGTATCACGCTGTCCAAGCACCAGACTGTGCAGCTGCCCCGTGAGAACCAGGAGGACCATGGCCTGACCAAGGACTTTGGGACTTCTCCTCTACATCGTTTCAAGAAACCAGGCTCCAAAAATTTCCAAAACATCTTTCCCCCCTCTGCCACTCTTCATCTGTCCAATATTCC accTTCAGTAACTGAAGAAGACCTTAAGTTGTTATTTTCAAGCAATGGTGGGATGGTCAAAGGATTCAAATTCTTCCA GAAGGACCGTAAAATGGCTCTGATCCAGATGGGCTCTGTGGAAGAAGCCATTCAATCCCTCATTGACCTCCACAATCATGACCTGGGGGAGAACCATCACCTGCGCGTGTCCTTCTCCAAGTCCACCATTTAG
- the PTBP1 gene encoding polypyrimidine tract-binding protein 1 isoform X2 → MSSNSPSAANGNDSKKFKGDNRSAGIPSRVIHVRKLPSDVTEAEVISLGLPFGKVTNLLMLKGKNQAFIEMNTEETANTMVNYYTTVTPVLRSQPIYIQFSNHKELKTDNSPNQARAQAALQAVTQVQAGAVALAATAAAVDAGMAMAGQSPVLRIIVENLFYPVTLDVLHQIFSKFGTVLKIITFTKNHQFQALLQYADPMSSQHAKLSLDGQNIYNACCTLRIDFSKLTSLNVKYNNEKSRDYTRPDLPSGDSQPTLDQTVAAAFGAPGIISPPYAGAGFPPTFAIPQATGLTVPSVPGALAPLAIPAAAAAAAAGRIAIPGLSGTGHSVLLVSNLIPERVTPQCLFILFGVYGDVQRVKILFNKKDNALVQMADGNQAQLAMSHLNGQKLHGKPIRITLSKHQTVQLPRENQEDHGLTKDFGTSPLHRFKKPGSKNFQNIFPPSATLHLSNIPPSVTEEDLKLLFSSNGGMVKGFKFFQKDRKMALIQMGSVEEAIQSLIDLHNHDLGENHHLRVSFSKSTI, encoded by the exons ATGAGCAGCAACTCTCCTTCTGCAG CTAATGGAAACGACAGCAAAAAGTTCAAAGGTGATAACAGAAGTGCTGGGATCCCATCCCGAGTAATCCACGTCCGCAAGCTCCCCAGTGACGTCACAGAGGCAGAGGTCATTTCTTTGGGCTTACCCTTTGGCAAGGTCACCAATCTTCTGatgttgaaaggaaaaaaccag GCTTTCATAGAGATGAACACGGAGGAGACAGCCAACACCATGGTGAACTACTACACCACAGTCACTCCGGTGCTCCGGAGCCAGCCCATCTACATCCAGTTCTCCAACCACAAGGAGCTGAAGACAGACAACTCTCCAAATCAAGCA CGTGCCCAAGCAGCTCTGCAAGCCGTGACCCAGGTGCAGGCCGGGGCTGTGGCGCTGGCCGCCACGGCTGCGGCCGTCGATGCGGGGATGGCGATGGCTGGCCAGAGCCCTGTCCTGAGGATCATTGTGGAGAATCTCTTCTACCCTGTCACTCTAGATGTTCTGCACCAG ATCTTTTCCAAATTTGGTACAGTCTTGAAAATCATCACATTCACTAAGAACCATCAGTTTCAGGCCCTGTTGCAATATGCTGACCCCATGAGTTCTCAGCATGCCAAACTG TCTCTGGATGGACAGAACATCTACAACGCCTGCTGCACGCTGCGCATCGACTTCTCAAAGCTCACAAGCCTCAATGTAAAGTACAATAACGAGAAGAGCAGAGACTACACTCGCCCAGACCTGCCCTCTGGGGACAGCCAGCCCACTCTGGACCAGACTGTGGCAGCTGCTTTTG GTGCCCCAGGAATAATCTCTCCTCCGTATGCTGGAGCTGGCTTTCCTCCTACTTTTGCCATTCCTCAGGCTACAG GCCTGACAGTTCCAAGTGTTCCTGGAGCACTAGCTCCTTTGGctattccagcagcagctgcggcGGCTGCAGCAGGACGGATTGCCATTCCCGGCCTGTCCGGGACAGGGCACTCCGTGCTGCTGGTTAGCAATCTGATCCCAGAG AGAGTTACACCCCAATGCCTCTTTATTCTTTTCG GAGTCTATGGCGATGTGCAGAGGgtgaagattttatttaataagaaagataaTGCCCTGGTTCAGATGGCTGATGGGAATCAGGCCCAGCTTG CCATGAGCCACTTGAATGGGCAGAAGCTCCACGGGAAGCCCATCCGTATCACGCTGTCCAAGCACCAGACTGTGCAGCTGCCCCGTGAGAACCAGGAGGACCATGGCCTGACCAAGGACTTTGGGACTTCTCCTCTACATCGTTTCAAGAAACCAGGCTCCAAAAATTTCCAAAACATCTTTCCCCCCTCTGCCACTCTTCATCTGTCCAATATTCC accTTCAGTAACTGAAGAAGACCTTAAGTTGTTATTTTCAAGCAATGGTGGGATGGTCAAAGGATTCAAATTCTTCCA GAAGGACCGTAAAATGGCTCTGATCCAGATGGGCTCTGTGGAAGAAGCCATTCAATCCCTCATTGACCTCCACAATCATGACCTGGGGGAGAACCATCACCTGCGCGTGTCCTTCTCCAAGTCCACCATTTAG